A part of Augochlora pura isolate Apur16 chromosome 1, APUR_v2.2.1, whole genome shotgun sequence genomic DNA contains:
- the Rab7 gene encoding RAS oncogene family member Rab7 — MASRKKLLLKVIILGDSGVGKTSLMNQYVNKKFSNQYKATIGADFLTKEVMVDDRIVTMQIWDTAGQERFQSLGVAFYRGADCCVLVFDVSAPSSLKSLDSWRDEFLIQASPRDPDNFPFVVLGNKVDVEPKPISSKKAQQWCQSKNNIPYFETSAKEAINVEQAFQTIAKNALAQESEVELYNEFPDQIKITNDQRSNGKDDSCAC; from the exons aTGGCTTCTCGTAAGAAATTACTGCTCAAGGTTATTATCTTGGGAGATTCAGGAGTTGGTAAAACTTCTCTGATGAATCAATatgtaaataagaaatttagcAATCAATATAAAGCTACTATTGGAGCAGACTTTCTGACCAAAGAAGTTATGGTAGATGATAGGATAGTTACTATGCAg ATTTGGGATACCGCAGGTCAAGAAAGGTTTCAGTCTTTGGGTGTTGCCTTCTATAGAGGTGCCGACTGTTGCGTACTTGTGTTTGATGTATCAGCACCAAGCAGCTTGAAGTCATTGGACTCATGGagagatgaatttttaattcaagctTCCCCTCGAGATCCAGATAACTTTCCATTCGTCGTTCTTGGGAATAAAGTTGATGTAGAACCAAAACCg atttctAGTAAGAAAGCACAGCAATGGTGtcaatctaaaaataatattccatacTTTGAAACTAGTGCGAAAGAAGCAATTAACGTTGAACAAGCTTTCCAAACGATAGCAAAGAATGCTCTTGCCCAGGAAAGTGAA GTGGAACTGTACAATGAATTTCCTgaccaaattaaaataactaacgACCAAAGAAGCAATGGCAAAGATGATTCTTGTGCCTGCTAG
- the LOC144471565 gene encoding uncharacterized protein LOC144471565, which yields MVYAVRNMKSCLAVCLLLAALCAVQAYGPMDQLTQGIQRAKNNVKSLQSDLSRFSNNLKFNTGNKLSNKKIEQMQQLNNIVNPALNDIRASVDAAKGQGKDKEQCYTNAKASLRTISQTGFSDLNECEQNGKQKMQVQWNNLDLAQSTGDKYISELDSIMLNCYSSDIFQMQRCVALKLGTVNQSISAYESTISSLKSSAQSALSEVELSATSCYWDAVSVVRSGTTDVRISANKCINN from the exons ATGGTTTACGCAGTTCGCAACATGAAGTCGTGTCTCGCAGTTTGCCTCCTTCTCGCGGCTCTTTGTGCTGTCCAG GCGTACGGACCAATGGATCAGCTAACGCAAGGAATCCAGAGGGCAAAGAACAATGTTAAATCGTTGCAGTCTGACTTGTCACGTTTCtcgaacaatttgaaattcaacacCGGAAATAAATTATCCAACAAGAAGATTGAACAAATGCAGCAACTAAACAATATTGTAAACCCAGCTTTGAATGACATTCGC GCGAGCGTGGATGCTGCTAAAGGACAAGGAAAGGACAAGGAACAGTGTTACACGAATGCCAAAGCTTCTCTCAGGACTATCAGCCAGACAGGATTTTCAGATCTCAATGAATGCGAGCAAAACGGAAAACAAAAAATGCAAGTGCAATGGAATAATCTCGACTTGGCTCAATCG ACTGGAGACAAATACATCAGTGAATTGGACAGTATCATGCTGAACTGTTACTCATCGGACATATTCCAAATGCAAAGATGTGTCGCTCTCAAACTGGGAACCGTGAACCAATCAATCAGCGCATACGAAAGCACAATTAGCTCGTTGAAATCTAGCGCACAATCGGCTTTGTCCGAAGTCGAACTGTCCGCGACCTCTTGCTACTGGGATGCTGTGTCGGTTGTCCGCTCCGGAACTACCGACGTGAGAATATCTGCGAATAAATGCATCAACAACTAA
- the Bys gene encoding bystin translates to MGKARKVKVSKGETKQPKIALGDQIEDEKTVKPKNRHKIRARNDEDEQFVDSSLTKRILSQARRQQIEIEEESGIGMTEKAIKKPTVRLGPDLSDSEDEISDNERDDSKFYENIVLDEEDERAIQMFMSKDAAPMRTLADIIVEKLTEKKTEIDTQFSEIDSIQMQELDPRVKSMYEGVRDVLAKYRSGKLPKAFKIVPTLRNWEQILYITDPPKWSAAAMYQATRIFASNLKEKMAQRFYNLVLLPRIRDDLAEYKRLNFHLYQALRKALFKPAGFMKGILLPLLESGTCTLREAVIIGSVIAKNSIPILHSSAAILKIAEMDYTGANSIFLRIFLDKKYALPYRVIDGLVFHFLRFKSDRRELPVLWHQALLTFVQRYKSDISSEQKEALLELLKKQSHHSITPEVRRELQHAKCRDLEITEPVPEPMVC, encoded by the exons ATGGGAAAAGCAAGAAAAGTAAAAGTTTCCAAAGGTGAAACAAAACAACCAAAAATAGCATTGGGGGATCAAATAGAAGACGAAAAAACAGTGAAACCAAAAAATAGGCATAAAATCAGAGCTCGAAATGACGAAGATGAACAG TTTGTGGATTCTTCTCTTACAAAGAGGATTTTGTCTCAAGCTAGACGAcaacaaattgaaatagagGAAGAGTCTGGAATAGGAATGACAgaaaaagcaataaagaaaCCAACAGTGAGACTTGGTCCAGATTTGAGTGATTCAGAAGATGAAATTAGTGACAACGAGCGTGATGATTCAAagttttatgaaaacattgtACTTGATGAAGAAGATGAGCGTGCTATACAAATGTTCATGTCTAAGGATGCTGCACCAATGAGAACATTGGCTGACAtaatagtagaaaaattaactgaaaagaaaacagagaTTGATACtcaattttcagaaatagATTCTATACAAATGCAAGAGCTAGATCCGCGAGTGAAATCAATGTATGAAGGTGTTCGAGATGTTTTAGCAAAATATCGCAGTGGAAAATTACCTAaagcatttaaaattgtaccCACCCTAAGGAATTGggaacaaatattatacattactgATCCACCAAAGTGGTCAGCTGCAGCAATGTATCAGGCTACAAGAATATTTGCATCTAATCTTAAAGAAAAGATGGCGCAAAGGTTTTACAATTTAGTATTGTTACCACGAATTAGAGATGACTTAGCAGAGTATAAAAGATTAAACTTTCATCTATATCAAGCATTACGAAAGGCATTATTTAAACCTGCTGGTTTTATGAAAGGAATTTTACTACCATTATTAGAATCTGGAACTTGTACATTAAGAGAAGCTGTTATTATTGGATCTGTGATTGCTAAGAATTCAATACCAATTTTACATTCTTCTGCAGCAATATTAAAGATTGCAGAAATGGATTACACAGGAGCAAATAGTATTTttctaagaatatttttagataaaaaatacGCACTTCCATACAGAGTCATAGATGGCCTTGTGTTTCATTTCTTGAG GTTTAAAAGTGATCGCAGAGAATTACCAGTTTTATGGCATCAAGCATTACTAACATTTGTACAGCGTTATAAGAGTGATATCAGCTCAGAACAAAAAGAGgctttattggaattattaaaaaagcaaTCTCATCATTCAATCACTCCTGAAGTACGAAGAGAATTACAACATGCTAAATGTAGGGACTTAGAAATTACTGAACCTGTACCAGAACCAATGGTTTGTTGA
- the LOC144469523 gene encoding ribonuclease H2 subunit B, whose product MPRTKASPKKCVKTTNSYPGTNTWVFLMKGDGLSNTDGGIPDVIKLRHPATNQPAMFVFSPGNTTVQEVLTFDENKRSWFIDDNVKSDGKMHLSTPIDPIFLVLPYLRKTQQAQPFDQCLWDEDFPETSRLSQCQNLKLSLVADRKGDESLQAYKFNEEKTLTWLQKKVERVIDVLKQKGIHVSQGAISATYVKSIKLESGSEAEYLRYAHGIVSEYLSEDLSKKLAQHLNISDETENKKRKLTSPNDSEEKRLKKDTTENESILKPKAADLSKPEKIQKSTIGKKELARQKAAAGSKSITSFFKKK is encoded by the exons ATGCCGCGTACCAAAGCATCACCAAAAAAGTGCGTCAAAACAACTAACTCATATCCAGGAACAAATACATGGGTTTTCCTAATGAAAG gTGATGGTTTGAGTAATACAGATGGAGGCATACCTGATGTGATTAAATTGAGGCATCCAGCTACAAATCAACCTGCTATGTTCGTGTTTAGTCCAGGCAATACGACAGTGCAAGAAGTTTTAACATTTGACGAGAACAAGAGATCATGGTTTATTGATGATAATGTAAAGTCCGATGGGAAAATGCATTTATCCACCCCTATTGATCCAATCTTTTTAGTATTGCCATATTTACGAAAg ACTCAACAAGCACAACCTTTTGATCAATGTCTATGGGACGAAGATTTTCCAGAGACATCTCGTCTATCTCAGTgtcagaatttaaaattatcgttAGTTGCTGATCGCAAAGGAGATGAATCATTGCAAGCTTATAAGTTTAATGAAGAAAAGACATTGACCTGGCTACAGAAAAAGGTGGAAAGAGTAATCGatgtattaaaacaaaaaggtATTCATGTATCACAAGGTGCTATTAGTGCTACTTatgttaaaagtattaaacTTGAAAGTGGCTCAGAAGCag aatatttaaggTATGCTCATGGTATAGTATCGGAGTATCTGTCAGAAGACTTATCTAAAAAGTTAGCGCAGCACTTAAATATATCAgatgaaacagaaaataagaAGCGAAAGTTAACCAGTCCTAATGATAGCGAAGAAAAGAGGTTGAAGAAAGATACAACTGAAAATGaatcaatattaaaaccaAAAGCTGCTGACCTATCCAAACCAGAAAAG atccAAAAATCTACTATCGGTAAAAAGGAATTAGCCAGACAAAAGGCAGCAGCTGGATCTAAAAGTATTACCagtttctttaaaaagaaataa
- the Mcm7 gene encoding minichromosome maintenance 7, with amino-acid sequence MVSKISKDYAKVREQLKTFLTDFIVMDKTTGEKLFKYKHQLTNIAHREQVELTIDLDDVHEFDDELAESIASNTRRYVNILLDLVQEMLPDFKTKSVPPKDALDVYIEHRLLMESRNKHLGEQRDSRNKYAPELMRRFEVYFKDFDAAKAYSVRDIKADKIGKLVTVRGIVTRSSDVMPLLVVATYTCDQCGAETFQPVQSLKYMPIRTCPSDDCRINKSGGVLEMQTRGSKFVKFQEIKIQEHSDQVPVGHIPRTLTVYCRGETTRKCLPGDHVLITGIFLPIIKSGFSARAGAALLNETYIDAHKIVCLTNMQCADDTTAELTDEELSLLIEDDFYGKLARSIAPEIYGLEDVKKALLLLLVGGTDKHREDIKIRGNINICLMGDPGVAKSQLLSFITRLAPRSQYTTGRGSSGVGLTASVMKDPLTGQMMLEGGALVLADEGVCCIDEFDKMADADRTAIHEVMEQQTISIAKAGITARLNARVSILAAANPAYGRYNPKRTVEQNIQLPAALLSRFDLLWLIQDRADRSNDLKMAEHITYVHQHCIQPPMESQALDMNLIRKYINLCKTKQPVVPEDLTEYIVESYVEMRRAARNSQDRTFTSARNLLALLRLSTALARLRLTNTVEKADVIEANRLIEMSKHSINYSEILSTNINQNPMNRIFHLIKELAGDKKTVKVSDILERCTNKGFKPDQVNDCIEEYEALNVWQVNQTRTQITFI; translated from the exons atggtatcaaaaatatcaaagGATTATGCAAAAGTTAGGG AACAATTGAAAACTTTCTTGACGGATTTTATTGTAATGGATAAAACAACtggtgaaaaattattcaaatataaacaCCAACTCACCAATATAGCCCATCGTGAACAAGTGGAACTTACAATAGATTTAGATGATGTTCATGAATTTGATGACGAATTAGCAGAATCAATAGCAAGTAATACTCGGAGATATGTAAATATACTTTTGGAT cTCGTTCAAGAAATGTTACCCGACTTCAAAACGAAATCTGTACCACCAAAAGATGCTTTAGATGTGTATATCGAACATAGATTATTGATGGAAAGCCGTAATAAACATCTCGGTGAACAACGTgattcaagaaataaatatgcacCAGAACTTATGAGACgctt tgaagtatatttcaaagattttGATGCAGCTAAAGCATATTCTGTGAGGGATATTAAAGCAGATAAAATAGGAAAACTAGTTACTGTACGAGGTATAGTAACGAGATCTAGCGACGTAATGCCCTTACTTGTTGTTGCTACATATACATGTGATCAATGTGGTGCCGAAACATTCCAACCT GTACAATCTCTTAAATATATGCCAATACGAACATGCCCCAGTGATGATtgtcgtataaataaatctggaGGTGTATTAGAAATGCAAACAAGAGgatcaaaatttgttaaatttcaagaaataaaaatacaagaacat AGTGATCAAGTTCCTGTGGGCCATATTCCACGTACTTTAACAGTGTATTGTAGGGGTGAAACAACAAGAAAGTGTTTACCTGGAGATCATGTACTTATTACAGGTATTTTTCTACCAATCATAAAATCTGGATTTAGTGCTAGAGCTGGAGCTGCACTTTTGAATGAAACTTATATAGACGCacat AAAATCGTTTGCCTCACTAATATGCAATGTGCTGATGATACTACTGCTGAATTGACTGACGAAGAATTGTCTTTATTAATCGAAGACGATTTTTACGGAAAATTGGCTCGTTCCATAGCTCCGGAAATTTATGGGCTTGAAGATGTTAAAAAAGCGCTGTTATTACTTCTCGTCGGTGGAACGGATAAACATCGAGAAGACATTAAAATCAGAG gaaatattaatatttgtttaatggGTGATCCTGGAGTTGCAAAATCTCAATTGCTTTCATTTATAACAAGATTGGCGCCACGATCTCAATATACAACTGGCAGAGGTTCTTCGGGAGTCGGGTTAACTGCATCAGTTATGAAAGATCCTTTAACTGGTCAAATGATGCTTGAAGGAGGGGCTTTGGTATTAGCTGACGAAGGTGTTTGTTGCATTGACGAATTTGATAAAATGGCAGATGCAGATCGTACAGCTATCCACGAAGTAATGGAACAACAAACAATATCTATTGCAAAAGCGGGAATTACAGCTCGTTTAAATGCAAGAGTTTCTATATTAGCTGCAGCAAATCCTGCATATGGCAGATATAATCCAAAAAGAACAGTTGAACAGAACATCCAGTTACCTGCTGCCTTACTATCTCGGTTTGATCTGTTATGGCTAATTCAGGATCGAGCTGATCGTAGCAATGATTTGAA aatgGCGGAACATATAACTTATGTTCATCAACATTGTATTCAGCCCCCCATGGAGTCTCAAGCATTggatatgaatttaattagaaagtaTATCAATTTGTGTAAAACGAAGCAGCCTGTTGTCCCTGAAGATTTAACAGAATATATAGTTG aatcgtATGTGGAAATGAGAAGGGCGGCTCGCAACAGTCAGGACAGAACATTCACCTCTGCACGTAACTTACTGGCTTTATTGCGTTTATCCACTGCATTAGCGCGTTTAAGATTAACGAATACTGTTGAAAAAGCGGATGTAATAGAGGCGAATAGATTGATCGAGATGTCGAAACATTCTATTAACTATTCTGAAATATTGTCGACGAATATAAACCAGAATCCAATGAACCGAATTTTCCATCTCATTAAGGAATTAGCTGGTGACAAAAAAACTGTTAAAGTATCAGATATTTTAGAAAGGTGCACAAACAAAGGATTCAAGCCTGATCAAGTCAATGATTGTATCGAAGAATACGAGGCGCTAAATGTGTGGCAAGTGAATCAAACAAGAACTCAAATTACattcatttaa